ATCAGCCAGCCGTGGGCGCCGACCCGCAGCGCGCCGCTCGGGGCGCCCTCCCCGCCGGCGTCGGTGAGGAACCAGCCGACGACGGCCACGGCCATGCAGACCAGCAGCGGGGCCCCCGCCGCGATCACGCCGCCGATGCCGGCGGTCGGCACCAGCGGGCGGGTGGTGGCCAGCTGGCGGCGCAGGTCGGCGTCCGAGGCGGACCCGGAGCGTCCGGGTCCGGTACGGCGTGCCGGTGGGCTCTGCAGCGACGTCATGGTCCGTCCATCTTCACGCGGATGAGCGGCCGGACCGGGCTGCCACGCCGAGATCCAGGCGTCTCAGCGGACCAGCTGCTCGGCGGCGTACAGCTGGTTCGGTGCGCTCGCCCCGCCGCTGGCGCGGTAGCGCGCGTTGAGCGAGGCGAGCGCGGCGCGCACCGGTGCGTGGGCGGGGTCGTCGGCGAGGTTCTGGATCTCGTAGGGGTCGCGGCTGCGGTCGTAGAGCTCGGCGCCACCGCGGCGGTATTCGACATAGGTCCAGGTGCCGACGCGGACGCCGGAGTAGACGCGCCGGGCCCGGCGCTCCTCGCCCCGTCCCATCCAGGCGGAGATGGGCACCACGCGCACCTGGGGCGGCGCGCCGATCCAGGGCAGCACGTCGACGCCGTCGAGCGGTCGGGGCGGGGTGACGCCGGTCGCCGCGAGGATGGTCGCGGTGAGGTCGGGCACCGTGACCGCCGTGGGCACCACGACGCCCCGCGGCAGGCCGGGACCGCGCATGTAGAGGGGGACGCGCAGCGACTCGTCGTAGTGGAACCGCTTGCCGTTCATGTTGTGCGGCCCGATGGCGTAGCCGTTGTCGGAGTGGAACACGACCAGCGTGCGGTCCAGTTGCCCGGTGCGGCGCAGGGTGCGGAACAGCTTGGCCATCGCCCGGTCCAGGCCCCGGGCCGCCTCGATCCGCCGCTGGTAGACGATGTTCAGCGCCCGCTTCTGCAGTGCGTCGAACCGGTGGGCGTTGGCCGGCGCGTGCGCGGGCACGGTCGGGTCGCCGTCGGGGAACGAGCTGGGCACCAGGGGGAGCGGCACCTTGCGGTAGCGGCCGCGGTCCTTCGGGGCGGGCACCGTCGTCTTGAGCTCGCCGGCCGGCGTGCCGGGGAAGAGCCGCTTCGGGTCGTCCTTGCCGCCGGGGAAGCCGACGTGCGGCGCGACGTAGTTGACCCAGGCGAACCAGGGGCGGCCGTCGCGGTCGGCGCTGATCATCTCCTGCGCGTGCGCCGTCATCACATCGGTGGTGTAGCCCTTCGATCTCCCGACGACACCGTTGACGTTCATCCGCGGCCCGAAGAAGCGGTACGTCGAGGGGTCGACCGTCGCCCGCCAGTCGGTCCAGCCCTCGGGGACCTCGTGGGCGGTGCCGTTCTCGCCGTAGCCGTTGATGAACTTGCCGGTGAACAGGGTGTCGTAGCCGGCGCCCTGCAGGGCCGTGGCGAGGGTGTCGTGGTGGGAGAACGCGGAGTAGCCGCCCTGCAGTCCGCTGACGGTGCGCGCCCCGTGGTTGTGGGCGTACTGACCGCTGAGCAGCGAGGCCCGCGAGGGCGCGCACAGCGGGGTGGGCGCCAGGGCGTCGGCGAAGGCGACGCCGCCCCGCTCCATCAGCCGGCGGACCCGGGGCAGGTAGGGCATGTCGATCGTGGCCAGGTCGTCCACGGTGACCAGCAGCACGTTGGGCCGCTCCACCGTGCGGGTGAAGGCCGGCGTGGGGGTCGGGGTCAGCGCCGGGCGCCGCGGCGCGGGCACCGTCGCGGGATCGTCGAGCCCGGTGAGCGCCCAGTCGCTGAGCGCCAGCGACGCCCGCAGCTCGCCGCTCCTGCCACGCGCCACCGCGCACCCCTCTCCGTGGATCGACATCTCCCTGTCGATCGATCCAAGTGATGTTACTGGATGCTGATAGTGAAGAATCGGCTGATGCCGGGCCGGGCGGTTTGGGGGCCGGCACCACCCTCGGCGTACGGTGGTGCGGCCATGACCGCAGAGGACCAGGTGACCCCCAGCACCGAGCCGCACCGGTCCGCCTACGTCAGCAGCGCGGACCTGATGAGCAGCTTCGACTCCTTCTACCGCGACGCCCGCGACCGGCTGCTGCTGCAGACCTTCGCCCTCACCGGCGACCTGGCCGTCGCCCGCGGCGCGGTCCGGGAGGCGTTCGTCGTGTCCTGGCACCACTGGCGCAAGACCGGCCGGCTCGCCGATCCCGAGTCCGCCGTCCGTCCCGATGCCTGGCGCAAGGCGCTGCGGCGCAGCAGCACCCGCCCGTGGCACCGCAAGAAGGACCTCGACGAGGAGACCCGCCGCACGCTCGACGCGCTCGGCGCGCTGCCGGTGGTCCAGCGCAAGGCGCTGCTGCTGACCCAGCTCGCCGCGGTCACCATGGAGGAGATGGCCCAGGAGATCGGGCTGCCGGCCGAGGCCGCCGAGCGGGAGCTGCAGCAGGGTGCCGCGCAGTTCGCCACCGCCCTGGCGATCCCCACCTCCGCGATCCCCCTCGCGCTCAACGCGCTCTCCGACGCGATCCGCTCGGTGACCTGGCCGCGGGTGACGATCATCCGCCGCGCCGGCGCGGCCCGGCGGCGCGCGCACACCGTGATCGGCGGCGCCGCAGCCGTGGTCGCCCTCGTCGCGGGCGGCGCCGTGGCCACCGACAGCGCCGGCGTCCGGCCGACCCTCGACCGCGAGGCCCCGCCGGCCGCGACCGGCCCGGCCCCCGCCGGACCGGCGATCAGCACCCTGCCCGACACCACCTTGGTCCCGGTCGACGCCGTCCAGCAGGCCGTGACCGGTCGCGGCTGGACCCAGGGCACCACCACCGACAACTCCTCCGGCAACGGCCTGGTGCTCCCCTGCCAGCCGACCCGGTACGCCGACCCGCAGGGCACCGCCGCCTGGGTCCGCACCTTCCGCGACGGCTCCAAGGCCCAGAGCCCGCGCAGTGTCGTCCAGGTCGCCGAGGCGTCCTCCTCCGAGGAGCGCGCCGCACGCACCTACCGGCACACCCGGCGCTGGTTCGCGACCTGTCCCTCGCCCGACGAGGACGAGTCCACCGTGCCGCGGGTGCAGCTGGTCAGCACCGCCGACCTGCCCGGCGTCGGCGACCAGTCCGCGCTGTTCGTGCTCC
This region of Nocardioides sp. L-11A genomic DNA includes:
- a CDS encoding sulfatase encodes the protein MARGRSGELRASLALSDWALTGLDDPATVPAPRRPALTPTPTPAFTRTVERPNVLLVTVDDLATIDMPYLPRVRRLMERGGVAFADALAPTPLCAPSRASLLSGQYAHNHGARTVSGLQGGYSAFSHHDTLATALQGAGYDTLFTGKFINGYGENGTAHEVPEGWTDWRATVDPSTYRFFGPRMNVNGVVGRSKGYTTDVMTAHAQEMISADRDGRPWFAWVNYVAPHVGFPGGKDDPKRLFPGTPAGELKTTVPAPKDRGRYRKVPLPLVPSSFPDGDPTVPAHAPANAHRFDALQKRALNIVYQRRIEAARGLDRAMAKLFRTLRRTGQLDRTLVVFHSDNGYAIGPHNMNGKRFHYDESLRVPLYMRGPGLPRGVVVPTAVTVPDLTATILAATGVTPPRPLDGVDVLPWIGAPPQVRVVPISAWMGRGEERRARRVYSGVRVGTWTYVEYRRGGAELYDRSRDPYEIQNLADDPAHAPVRAALASLNARYRASGGASAPNQLYAAEQLVR